The sequence GTTATATTTATAATTAAAATATCTTGGCTCTTTTTCCTTTGAAAAAAAAACTGATGGGTGTTGATTTAAATAATAATATAAAGAAGTAGAACCACTCTTTTGAGCCCCTACTATAAATAAGTTTGGTTTTATTTCGCAATCCATAATAGACCTCCGCATTCAATATTAGCTTATTCATTATGCTTAATTTGACACATAGTGATGAAGTAGTTTTATACTTTTTCAACAGACTCTTTTTCGTTACTCTAGACTTTTGATTTTAATTTGCTTCTTAATAAAAAATTCAATTTGTTTTGCAACTTCTATATATGAAAAGTTAGCAATAAGCTTCTGTGGTTCATTAATAATATTATTATCATATATTGTATTGAAAATTGCTTTAGAAATATCATTAGAATCATATGGATTAACAACGTTCACATATTCTCTATAATCAATCAGAGTATCCATTTGACCTCCTGTCATTGGGCATATAATTTTGCAACCAGAAGTTAACGCTTCTAAATATACTATTCCATATGGTTCATGAGGATTTAATGAAATAAATAAATTTGATTCCAAATAGAAATTTGTTATTTTCTGTGGATCAACTTTCCCATGAAATACCACCTTGGTTTCAATTCCTAAATTTCTAACTAACTCATGTAGATTTGTTTTTTCAGGTCCGTCGCCCACAATATTCAATTTAACAACCTTATCCTTGATTTCTCTAGTAGCACTTTCAAAACCTTTAATTATAAAATCTACATTTTTTTCTTTTACTAATCTTCCAGCATATAGAATATTAAATTCATTATTAGATGGAGTCTTTTTAACATTAGATTCTTTTAAATTCTCAATGAAATCATAACCCAATCCAACATTTATAATACAATCAGACTTTGTATTAAAAATTTCAGAATTTATAACTGAAGTTAATCCACTATTAGATATAACAAAGTCCGATTTGCTAGAAATCATTTTACTTCCTAAAAAGAGAAAAAAAGCATCTATTAGTTTTCTCCTTATAGAAGGAAATGCATGAAGGTAATGGATAGTCGTACAATTATCTATATTTTTTTTAATAAATGAATTAACAAAACCATATTCTAGTGATGAAATTAATATATTGGGTGAAAACTCAATAATTTTTTTCCTTAGTTTATAATGCATAAATAGATTTTTTCTCATTGACTTTTTTCCCACTGATATAATAGAAGAGTTTTTAATAGTTTCCTTAGTTTCTGAATAATCAGTAACAATTAGTACTTCGTGTCCTAACTCTTTAAAGGCATCAGCTAGTGACTCTGTAAAAATTGCAACACCACCAAAACTTTGATTAGTGTTTACTGGCCCTGTAACACATATTCTCAAAAAACCACCTACATTCATTCAAATTTTATAATCTTTTATTGCCTTCGTCTTAAGTTGTTCACTGATTCATTTTCATAACGAAAAAAAATGCTTAACGCTAATACAAAATACAAAAGCCTAAAGTTTTGCAAATCTAAAGTTATACTAGGTAAAATTAGAAGTGCTATAATAATCTCGATACGCAAATAATACCTAATACTCATGATACAAATAAAATAAAGTAAAAGCCCTACTATTCCAATATCTTGAAGTATAAATATAAAGGTATTATGTGGAGGCATATAATATAACTCGTTCCATGTAAAAAAGCCGTTACCAAAAAACATATTTTGTTTTATTGATCCTAATGCTATCTTTGAAGCAATAATCCTAGAACTTTCTTCGATGGAGGATGAATAAATCAAAGAAGATTCTCTCCCCATAACGATAGTAAGGTTGTACAAAAGTTTATTCATAAATTCCATTAAAATATCTATGCTTAAAAAAAATAATAGAGCTAGTAACCAATAAAATACTACCTTCAATTTTTGAAATTTCTGAGGTATGAATAATTTTAGTATTTCTGTAAAAACTAGCAATATAACAATAATTATAGCAGTTCTAGAGAAAGAAGATATTATACCTACTATCAGAAAAGTTTTAATTATCTTTTCATGCTCTAGCTTTGTATTTAGAGCATTTTTATACATCTCAATTAGTAAAAAGGTCACTATAAAAAAAAGGTAATACTTATTAGGATCTGAATAAAAACCAACTAATCTTAATTCCCCTTGATTATAATGCGTTTTGAAATTCATCCAACTACTGTTGGTTGATAACTCATGTCCTTTTACATTAGATAATATGAATATTAGCACACCACTAATAAAATTTTTCACTGCTACTACAGGTGTGAATTTTATCAATTTTTTAACATACTCAACTGACAAGTTAGAATATGCAAATATAATTACAATTAAGAATGACATTATGTATCTAGTATATTCCATAAATTCTTGACTATTGCTATTTTGATATATCAGTATACATGTTAAATAAATTATAAAATAATATATCTCAATATGCTTAATGAAAATACTCTTCTTTAACTTCATTTTACTTTTTAATGTACCTAGAAGACTACTTAATACTATTATTATTAGAACTATATCATACAATTTGATGCCTAATATTGATACACCAAAGTAAATACTAGATAAGATAAAAATTTTCCACAAGTTAAATATTTTATTGTCTTTTTGGGTAAATAGGATAATAAACTCAAGAAAGACACTAATAATTAATAGATCTGGTTGCGCAAATGCAAGTAATGGATTAATAATAGCAGTTAATATTAAATATAAATTTACCCAACTTATTTTTTTAAACATTCTAAAATCCTCTACATCTTGAAATTTTTCAAATATTGGTTTGCCGCTTTATCCCAGTCGTATTGTGATAACTCAATTTCCGAGAAAACAAAATCGTATCCTTTTTCTTGTATTAAGTTTATCTGGTCAAACATTGATTTTATATCATATCTAGGTATAGTAAACCCATTCTCACCATTCTTAACAATCTCATTTAGCCCACCTATATTAAATGTAATTACAGGTAATCCAGATGCTAAAGCTTCACACATAGCAATTGACAAATTTTCACTCTTAGAAGTTGATATTAACAAATCATATTCTTGAAAATCGATATTTGGATCAAACCCTTTTATTTTCACAAAATTGTATTGATAAATTTCATCAACCAATGAATTATCTTGTGCTGTACCATATATATCGACAGTAACTTTTCCTTTGAATTTATTTTCAAAACATTTAAACAATCGTGTAGCTAAACTATATTTTCTTTTATCAATATTACCTATCATTACTATGTTAAGTTTGCCCCCAGCGGCAATTTCCTTTGTTTTAACATTTTTTTTTTCTGAAGATAATCCTAAACCATTCCGTATAACTACAGTGTTAGAATTTAATTTTCTAACAAAAGCATCCATATAATACGATACGTTCACAACTTTTTTTGCATTCCTTAATGTCAAATTATATAGTGGTCTGTAATAAAATGATTTTAGATAATGCGTCAAGTTAATCCTCTTTGCATCTGGCCAATTACCATGATAAGTATGAAAGTATGGAATATTCAATAGCTTAAATATGAAGCCAAAGTGATCATCAGAATAACAAATAAAATTATTATGGTTCTTTTTAAAAAAACTTAATGACTTTATTAATTCAAATAAATTTGTATACTTATTAATGCTGATATCTTCCATATCATAACTTCCTTCATGTTTTGTAAATACTACGACTTCACCAAAATCCCTTTCAATCCTTTTAACAATCTCATGAGTAGCAATATTCGCACCTGTGAAATTATTACCGAAATACTTTGTTAATATTACTAGTTTTGTACAATTATCCAAAATGTAATTTCCACCTTCCAATTCTTTTAAACAAAACTTATAAATCTATTTATTGAGGAGCCTTTGAAACCTTATTATGAATACAAAAAGATGTTCGTTTAGCAAATATATTTTTATTGATTGATTCAATTTAAAATTCTTACCAACCGCTTGTGATTTCACATACCTTTTAAATTCTTCTTTAATTGGGAACTGATCAAACAAGTGAAAATTCACTTTTTTCAACTTGACCTCTTTTAATATCAGATACAAAATTAAGATTCTTTCTTCTGGTATACGTACACT is a genomic window of Gracilibacillus salinarum containing:
- a CDS encoding glycosyltransferase family 4 protein, translating into MDNCTKLVILTKYFGNNFTGANIATHEIVKRIERDFGEVVVFTKHEGSYDMEDISINKYTNLFELIKSLSFFKKNHNNFICYSDDHFGFIFKLLNIPYFHTYHGNWPDAKRINLTHYLKSFYYRPLYNLTLRNAKKVVNVSYYMDAFVRKLNSNTVVIRNGLGLSSEKKNVKTKEIAAGGKLNIVMIGNIDKRKYSLATRLFKCFENKFKGKVTVDIYGTAQDNSLVDEIYQYNFVKIKGFDPNIDFQEYDLLISTSKSENLSIAMCEALASGLPVITFNIGGLNEIVKNGENGFTIPRYDIKSMFDQINLIQEKGYDFVFSEIELSQYDWDKAANQYLKNFKM
- a CDS encoding glycosyltransferase codes for the protein MNVGGFLRICVTGPVNTNQSFGGVAIFTESLADAFKELGHEVLIVTDYSETKETIKNSSIISVGKKSMRKNLFMHYKLRKKIIEFSPNILISSLEYGFVNSFIKKNIDNCTTIHYLHAFPSIRRKLIDAFFLFLGSKMISSKSDFVISNSGLTSVINSEIFNTKSDCIINVGLGYDFIENLKESNVKKTPSNNEFNILYAGRLVKEKNVDFIIKGFESATREIKDKVVKLNIVGDGPEKTNLHELVRNLGIETKVVFHGKVDPQKITNFYLESNLFISLNPHEPYGIVYLEALTSGCKIICPMTGGQMDTLIDYREYVNVVNPYDSNDISKAIFNTIYDNNIINEPQKLIANFSYIEVAKQIEFFIKKQIKIKSLE
- a CDS encoding O-antigen ligase family protein, with amino-acid sequence MFKKISWVNLYLILTAIINPLLAFAQPDLLIISVFLEFIILFTQKDNKIFNLWKIFILSSIYFGVSILGIKLYDIVLIIIVLSSLLGTLKSKMKLKKSIFIKHIEIYYFIIYLTCILIYQNSNSQEFMEYTRYIMSFLIVIIFAYSNLSVEYVKKLIKFTPVVAVKNFISGVLIFILSNVKGHELSTNSSWMNFKTHYNQGELRLVGFYSDPNKYYLFFIVTFLLIEMYKNALNTKLEHEKIIKTFLIVGIISSFSRTAIIIVILLVFTEILKLFIPQKFQKLKVVFYWLLALLFFLSIDILMEFMNKLLYNLTIVMGRESSLIYSSSIEESSRIIASKIALGSIKQNMFFGNGFFTWNELYYMPPHNTFIFILQDIGIVGLLLYFICIMSIRYYLRIEIIIALLILPSITLDLQNFRLLYFVLALSIFFRYENESVNNLRRRQ